The Lycium barbarum isolate Lr01 chromosome 4, ASM1917538v2, whole genome shotgun sequence nucleotide sequence ATGTCTCGGCCGTTCTTTTTGTTGGGGGGCTGATATTTTTCACATTAGCAGATGCCAATACTTCTCCAAACTTCAGTATCATCGGTGTCATTATGATTACTGGTGCTCTGGTGATGGACTCTTTTCTTGGTAATCTGCAGGAAGCAATTTTTACCATGAATTCTGATACTTCTCAGGTGCTTACATGACTGATTAAGTCACCTGTTATATGTCAAGTATTAATAATCTTAATAATTTGATTGTTGCACTAAAACTTATCAGATGGAGATGCTATTCAGCTCAACAGTTGTTGGCGCACCTGTTCTACTTCTGCCGATGATACTAACAGGAGAACTTTTTGTTGCATGGAAATCATGTTCTGAGGTTAACAAAGAAATCCCTTACTGTTTCTTTTTAGACTCTACCTTGTTCACTTGTTTTATTCGTCTGTCCCGAGATATGGAAAATAACGAATTGAGAACATACATTCGTTTCGAATGGTTTGATCTAGAGAAACATCTCGCTCAATTGGGCATTCCTCAACAGATTTGCTTTAATCTTTGGCAGATTTGTGCAGTAAGAACTACTTAATGTGAGACAGAATGAAGCAACCATTATACCAGCATGTGCCACATTCAACTGATCTTTAGTTATTAACTGTCATTCTGTTATATACACAGATTTAGTAAATGAAatgatgaaatatgtagaactCTGTGAATTGGTGTCAGAAATAACACTGCACCTAAAAGTTAAAACCTTTATATTGATAATAATCTTCCTCTGGGTGAACACGTTCAACTTCTCTTCGTCTGGCTGCTGGAAAGTTATAATTAGACTCACATTTGTTGTGTAACTTGCAGCATCCATATGTTTATGGGGTCTTGGTATTCGAAGCAATGGCCACGTTTATTGGTCAAATTTCAGTTTTATCACTCATTGCTATTTTTGGGGCTGCCACTACTGCTATGGTAAATCTTTTGATTGTCTAATCCTCTAATTCTCTAATTCTAGTTCTTTAAAATGAAAGAAACGCTTAAATATCTATTCGCCATACAGGTAACAACAGCAAGAAAGGCAGTGACATTGTTGTTGTCATACTTGATCTTTACTAAGCCACTAACCGAACAACATTGCTCCGGATTGCTGTTAATATCGATGGGAATTGTTTCGCGGCTCTTGCCTGACAGTAGACCTCCCCCACGAGCTGTGAAATCGGATAACACAACTAGGAGAAGTCATCACAAAGAGGCAAACCTATCATCAGAAAATATTGCAGATGAAGAGAAGAGACCATTAGTGTGAGcttgaaaaagaaaataagtttagtTGCTGCTAACCACTTCTTTTGGTTCtattttgttttttgcttttCTTAAGCCTCTTTGCTTTCTCTTGAAAGAtttaaaatttctttttttgGTTGAAAAACACTGGGATATAACAGAATAAAGTTTTTTGTTGAATTTTAGAACTCCCACAAATGATTAAGGGAATTCTTTAATTTAGATGGTGCTTTCTGTAtatgtaattatgtatgtatatggaaTGGAATTTAGTATATTCCTTCCCTTGATCCCCATTTCTTTGGTTGATGACAGATTGGCATTATTTTCTTCCTTGATATATTGAGAAAGTGGATTCGATTCTAAAGTGTTCAAACCATTTGATAAAAATATCTACATGAAACATTCACACAACGTTCGAAGAAGGCTTCATCCAAGGGATGTAATGTAGGCAGTTTATCCTGATACAATCATCAGTGGCGAAATTCATCGCTCGAACCAGTGACTTATGTGACATATAGGTTTACTTAAACTTGTGACTTCTAGGTCATGTAGAGACAATTTTATCTTGCTCTATAGCTCATAGAATTTCGCGGACTTAAAGTCATATTGCTTAtgaatgatttattaaaatttgTTTCCGTTATACCAAAAAGAACTAAGTTGATGATAACCTGAACAAAAAAGTTAAATAATTGCTATAGTCGATTTAAATACAATGATAATgtgaaaaaagaaataaataagatCTAATTCAGTTGAATTCTCGAAATTCAACTAACTTGATGAGCTTCCCGACTTAACTTGAAGGTAGATTGTTAGTAATTGGAGATGTAATTTTCTCGCCTTGGTAGTTCATTAATTTCTTCTTGTATTAAGTACAATTTTTTTGCTGGTGTCAATTTTTTTTACCTATTTTTATAGTAAATTATTTGTAATCTCAATGTTTATGTTTCTTCTTAGTAATACGGTTTTATAGCAAACATGACATGTTCAAGATCATATCATAGAGAATAACGTACTTTCAATATGTTATGTAAATTAAGTTTACATGTTAAATTCTCATTAACTCTTTGTCCAAACTACGACCCGTTTGGCCAATGAAATTATTCACTTTTccggaaaaaaaaatcattttttttgaaAACTAGTGTTTGATCACgaaaatgtatttggaatttggaaaataaccaAAACTTTGTTTTCACTattttcactttttatttttgattcttacttttgttttttctttttcaaattttactctaaattttttatttttataaatttaaCCCCATTTATTCTAGTATTGGTAGTGTTTACAACTATTTGTTTTAGTTCTTGTTGGGTTTTTATGAGGTGCAAGTGCAAGGTGGGATTGTCCGCATAACAATGTTACTCTTTCTAGCTTCACATATACAACAAATGTGCTCAAACCTTATAATGGTGACACATTAATGGTAATTTATTGCATCGTTTGATTGAAGAATTTGTTTTCTTCCAGTAAATATTATTCGCATCGATTGTCTACACCCAACAAGTAAATAAATGAAACTTGtcatattatttaattataaataTTAATATTTAACCATAGTTAACCAAATATTTTGCAGATGATTTTAATTAATAATATAAAATATTCTCACGCTATTTCGGTTATCTTCTACACAATAAGTAGATTGATTGTATTTTATACTTCTATGCCGGTAACTAACCACATCCCAAAGGCCATAAGTAGATTGTGTAATTGCTTGTTTTGATTCAACCAACTGGCTTTTATGAATTGTTTTTGGGTGATTTTGCTAGTTTATAGAAATTGTGggtataaatcatatttcatgtttttttagaaaaagtacattcaaacaacttaatgttatttgcaaaaactattaccaaacacaactccaatccaaaaatttcaaataaagtgaatatTTTTTTGGTatccatggccaaacgcctactaatatGAAACAAAGGAAGTTAGTAACCAAAAATAAATATCTATCTCTTTTTGAGTTCTGAAATATATACAAGTAATGGGTCCCACTGGTGTGTGGCTAGTTCTGTCAAATTAGACTGCTACAAAGACAATACCACAGGTCCCACGTGAAAATTACCCCAGTTTTTAGTGCCCG carries:
- the LOC132634974 gene encoding UDP-galactose/UDP-glucose transporter 4-like gives rise to the protein MKNDDQARFLFGISLSDRPKWQQFLICSSGFFFGYLVNGLCEEYVYNRLGFSYGWYFTFVQGFVYLFLIRLQGFTTKQMVNPWKTYVKLAVVLMCSHGLTKGSLAYLNYPAQIMFKSTKVLPVMVVGAFMPSLRRKYPVQEYVSAVLFVGGLIFFTLADANTSPNFSIIGVIMITGALVMDSFLGNLQEAIFTMNSDTSQMEMLFSSTVVGAPVLLLPMILTGELFVAWKSCSEHPYVYGVLVFEAMATFIGQISVLSLIAIFGAATTAMVTTARKAVTLLLSYLIFTKPLTEQHCSGLLLISMGIVSRLLPDSRPPPRAVKSDNTTRRSHHKEANLSSENIADEEKRPLV